The genome window GCGTGGTGTGGAAGCCGCCAAGACGCGATTGCCCCTTCGAAAGGTCTCCATTCTTACGTGGTATCGTGTATTTACTTTAAGTTCGCTTAGTTGCATATCGAGTTTGGGCTCACATCACGTTCGCGCATGTATTTCATGAAATTTCACATCTCAACTCGGTTCACCACCCTATTCAGGCCTCGTGAACTGAAAAGGTGGGATTGTTGCCTAATGTCCATGAAAGTCAAATTCATCAGATGAGATTATCTGAACCCGAGGAAAGCTGTCAACCAGTGTTGACTGCTGCCTCTCATGGAAGGCACGAGGAAGGGCTTATACGTGCAGGTTGGAGTCTTGAGCAGGCTTTCCTCTCATCGCGACTCGGTTGTGAGAGCACATCATATCTACAATTTGAAGAAGTCTAGATTTGGAGTCTCATCCAACATTCAATCTCATGTTGCCAATTGCAGCTCtgctctcttcttcttcttcttctccactcACTCTCCTTCACTAGCAAAGTCCACGGCAAAAACTACGAAACCAACTTCaaccaaaacaaccaaaTCGTCACCAACTTCATCGACTAAGATATCGAAGGCTTCCACCAAGACCTCATCAGCAAAAACTGAGCAACCAACCATCGACACAAaacccaacaacatcatgacACGCGTCCTCTGCGTGGCTGAAAAGCCCTCCATCGCCAAAGCAGTCGCCCAACACCTCTCCGGAGGCCAATATCAAACCGtacttcccccctccccatctcacGCCACCCTTTGCTAACTTTCCATCAGGCGAACACCTCAGACAAATACACCAAAAACTATTCCTTCACCTTCAACTTCGGCCCCGGCCTGGGCGACTCCAACGTAACCATGACCGCCGTCCGCGGCCACCTTACCACCGCCGAATTCCCCCACCTACAAATCCTGgtcccacccaccccctgaCTCCCTCTTCGAcgcccccatcaccaccgtcacAACCCCCGACTGCAAAGCCATAGCCCGCAACATCGAAACCCTCGCCCGgtcctcctccgtcctcaTCGTCTGGACCGACTGCGACCGCGAGGGGGAGCACATCGGCTCCGAAATCCGCGACGCCGCGCTCAAGGGGAACAGGAACATCCAGGTCAGGCGAGCGCGGTTTTCAAACGTGGAGAGGGGGCACATACTCAGcgcggcgaggaggttggtggcgtTGGATCAGCGGCAGGTTGATGCCGTGGCGGCGAGGATTGAGCTGGATTTGAGGATCGGGTTTGCTTTCACAAGGTTCTTGACGAATAACCTGCGGGGGCTGGGGGGTCCGATGGGGGAGTTGATGATCAGTTATGGGTCTTGTCAGTTTCCCACTCTGGGGTTTGTCGTCGATCGGTACTTTCGGGTCAAGAATTTTGTTCCCGAGGCGTTTTGGAGTATCAAGCTTGTTCacgagagggaggggatgaaggTGAGCTTTGGCTGGGCGCGGAATCGACTGTTTGATCGGGCGGCGGTGACGATTCTGTATGAACGCTGCctgagggcgagggaggcggtggtgaaaAAGGTTCAGGAGAAGCCCACCAAAAAGTGGAAGCCTCTCCCGCTTACGACGGTGGAATTACAAAAAATGGCGACGAGGTTTTTGAGGATGACGGGTCAGCAGGCTATGACGGTGGCGGAGAAGCTGTACAACAAGGGGTTTATCTCTTATCCGAGGACGGAGACGGACAGGTTTGACAAGGGGATGAACCTGAGGGGGTTGGTCGAGAAGCAGTTTCCtgatgggaggtggggagcTTTCGCGAGGGAGTTGattgagggggggaggttcAACCAGCCGAGGCAGGGGAAGAACGATGATAAGGCTCATCCGCCTATCCACCCTATCACCTACGCGGCGCCGACGGTGCTGGATGAGCAGGAGAGAAAGGTGTATGAgtttgtggtgaggaggtttttgGCTTGTTGCTCGGATGATGCCAAGGGGATGGCGACGGATGTGGAGGTGGGgtatggggaggagatgtttGCTGCGCATGGGGTTATTGTGCTGGAGAGGAATTATCTGGATGTGTACCCCTACGAAAACTGGACGGGGACGGCTATGTTGCCCAAGtttgaggtgggggagaggtttgaGCCGACCGAGGCCATGATGACGGAGGGGAAGACGAGCCCCCCGAGTTACTTGACCGAGGCGGATCTGATTGCGTTGATGGATGCGAATGGGATTGGGACGGATGCCACGATGGCGGAGCACATTGAGAAGATTCAGGAGAGGCAATATGTGGTTACGGTGccgagggggggagggggaggagctggtggtgccGAGGAAGATAAtgagcctcctcctgctgctgggcgaggccgtgggagaggaagggggaggggtggacgAGCTGCTCgtggcgggagaggaggggcgAGAGGCGGTGGggctgagggagggggggtgatggtgtcaAGGAGTTTATCCCGACCAGTCTAGGAGTTGCCCTTATCATGGGTTTCGACAGGATGAGCTTCGAGATCAGTCTTGGGAAGCCGTTTCTACGAAAGGAGACGGAGCTCATGATGAAAGCCATCTGCGAGGGCAGGTCGACCAAGCAAGAGTTTCTGCAGAGCAACATACACCAGTACAGGACGGTATACCATCAGTCCTCGGCGGAGCTCAACACACTCAAAGCAGTGAGTTTGTTTACATTTACTTGATTTGATTTTTAAGATTGACATACTGACACACCCACAGGCTTGCAGACAATACGTCTTCAACAACGGTAACGGGCAATGAACGATCAACATATCCCCTCCCGAGTATATCAGAGGCTGGTCACACAGAACAGCACTGCACGAATTCCCTCACCTATACACCCTCACGTATAGTAAGTACAACAACCCTCTCAAACCACTCACAACACGCCCCCAACCTGAAACAAATGTCCCCGCCCTCTCTAACCAACGAGAACAaaagcaccagcagcagtgcATCctatcaacaacaccacattTTGCCTGCCGTGAAATGGCGGGTGGGATTTACCTGCATGTCGCTGGTGCGCGGGTGTGGACCATCACGagctccccccttccccttcccctcccccatcaatTCCTCGGCCGCGGCGGAATTGGGGGTGCtatttcccccctccttccgATAACCGGATGTCCGGGGGTTGGTAAAAAGATCAtggctttttttctttgacaCTCCCGTTCCGTTTTCCGGGCTCCGGTTCGTTGCAGTAAAAGCAAGCAGCCAGAGaagtgtgtgtttgtgtcACAAATTGgttgttttgtgtgtgtgtgtgtgtgtgtgtgtgtgtgtgtgtgggtgtgtgtgtgtagaAGTGGTGCAACAAACATGTGGGAGCGGGTTACACGCACAAAAAACTACAACAACTACAAAAGGTTATCTAGTTGAACCGGCGGAAAAGGGGGAGCCCGGAAGGTacaggaggttgaggaaaGCCGAACTATACTAGAGGATAGGTAGTCAATCCACACAATGAATCTCACAATCATTGTGAAAGCtatcgatgatgatgatggccgCCGTCTGTTCGGGTCGGACCAGCGGCGGGGTTTCTCGGCCAGTGAACCTTGACGGATCGTTCGGTTGGTGGATTCCATTCCCCCCTCGTGGGTGTGAGCCGTGTGGTTCCGTGCCTACCCCATGTCTAGCGCCGCAAATCCGTACTGTACGCCCATGATAGTGGACTCCCACACACAGTCTGGGTCACTTGGAGGTTTTGGAAGGGATTGTTTCTTGGAAGTTGTGGTTGTACCACCATGAATGATGTGCCATGTGCGTATGTATGGAAAGAGGGGAAGATAGAAAAATAGGGCACACAAAAACTGATAGGGTAGGCACAAAAATCGGCATATGATACAGAAAGCTACACAGGGCACAAGCATAAAACGTGGGGAGCTAGGACTGGCTTGTCTTGGGACAAAATAAAACCTGGGGCAACCACtcgggcggtggtggcttcTCTTCAGCAAAGCATCCACCACGCTTTGGTGATCCGGGGGTGGCAAAGACCTGTCATGAGCCCCCAACCTCGAAACGACTCGTAACGAGAAGAGGCGAAGCTCccgtcgaggttgatggtggttgttggagcCCGGGTAGTCCTGTCCTGGGAAGTTGTCTGTGGTTTGTATCAGCTTACTTGATATAATGCCTTGAGAGTGAGAGCAGCAGGTGTTAGTGAACCAGATGACCTGCCCCACTGCCCACTCGGATTAGCCCTCTCATAGACGAGCCAATCAGAGCGGTTGGCCTGGCCAATGTGCTTTCTTCATTGGGGCTTGACTGAAGTAGACATGTTAGTGTACATAAAAGACAAAGAGAAGACGGGTGTAATCGGAATGTGACCTTCATCATGATGGACCGTCATCATGATGAAGAGACTGGTCCTGACGATCATCTCTCTCGGTTCTATTTTCAAGCCCCCCGCAAGGAGAGAGCCGAGACGGAGATGGGATGGCTGAAAGAAAACAGATCACCGGATGATGTCGTTTGGGCCATACACAAAGAaaaggtggtgtgggtgttAATCTGGGGAAATCGCTCGCCCTGACAGGAAAAGCAGAAGGCAAGAAAGCGGGGGTCAGCAGCAATGGCCGTTATCGCTTGCCGGTCGGTATCATCGAAGGAGAGGGAACTGGAATGTGCTGCATGGCCATGCTGCTggctggatggatggagatGGATTGAAAAGGCCTATCACTATCAGCAGCATGACACACGGGGGGGTGAGGGccagaaggggggggtgcTCTAGATAAGGGCACATGGGCTGGGGGTCAACTTCCAATTGGGGGCTGGGATTGGAGCTCTTGTTGCTGAAGAAAGTGCCAGAGTTGCCTGTGCTGCATTGAAGCACGAGGCGGCGTTAGTGGACAGAGAATACGGacgaagagagaaaagggtAAAAATGGCGCTGCCTGGCAGACGAACAAGTCGTCATCAAACATCCAGACCATCCAGGGAACTGGGTTTCCTGTCCTTCCTTTCTTCCCTGTTGATGCGACCTTTTGAAGGGCAAAACATTTCGCACTGTGCACTTACACAACCCACTGGGAAATGCCTCCACCCATTTCGACGTGTGATGATAACCAAGATCCACGATTGACGACCTGGTCCTTATCGTCGCAAAACCCTAAATGTTTGTGGGCGCGCGCACATCCATTCGGGAGATTGTCAATTCAGGGTTTGTTTGGGTGGAGGCTCAAACTAATTAAACGTCGCGATATTGAGAATAACAGCACAACACTGTAGCCAGGAAATGAGACAGAGAATGGGGATAAGAAAACAGTTGCCTCAGATTCCGAGAAATGATGACAGAGAGAAAGCTGGGCAAAGGTGGCACGGGGCAGAGCAGACTGGCCtccctctcgctctctctctctctctctctctctctcgagACACACCTATTTTTGTGTGATGATTTCGCTGTGTGCACGCCTCCCGCTCTCAAATCAGTGACAAGCCACTTGCCCGTCTTTGGCACCCTGGTCTGATGTACGGTGTGTGTACCCCGTGCCCGCCGTGAGTCGTCACTCGTCAGCGCCAGGGTGCTGCTCTCGGTACCTACCAAGGTACCGCTACCAGGGCAAGACACACCCTCTGGACTCGCCGGCCTGTCCAACAAGGCTTGGTTTATATTAGCATGGCCTGTCCACGATTCCTGCCGCTGACCCTTCTCTTGGTCTCGACAAAGCAACACCATCGCGACCAACTAACCACGACGACATCAAGTCTTACAAGAGAGAGTCCTTCTCTTGTCACAGAAGATCATCGCCAGCAGCATCTGCCAAATAGCCCAGCCAACACCTCTTTTGCCCGACAAGACACGAACCGTCTTCCCCCGGTCAAAAAGTAACAAAGCTGCCCATATCAACTTGCTCCGGTCCTTTGGTGAGTGTGACTCAGTTCTCAGTCTTCAGTCCTCAGTCCTCAGTCCTCAGTTTCCTTGTTGTCGCCAACCTGGGCACACACAACGCGACACTTCTTTATGCTTGTAAACAAACAAGCGAGCGAGCAAGAGAGATCGATGGTTATCGCCGTTGCCCATCATTACCCCTTCCCGACCCGTCGCACCATGTCTGGCTCCATCAGAAACACCTCTGCTAACACACGGCCTGCGGCACTTTGAAGAAGCGGCTCGAAGCAACTCAACACCCAAAAGTGTCAATATGGCGACCATGGCTACTGCTGCTCGCGATATCGCgacgacctcctccccctctcccggCCGAGACAACTTAACTGCTGTAGCGGCCGCCCGGAGTGTCCCTGTGACGACCCATCCAAACAACCTGCCGACTCCCCCCAACTCGATATCTCCCAACCTGCCTCCGGTAGGCCTTCGCGCCCACCTGATGAGGGCGGGCGTCGAGCCCTCGGTCGACTCCGACCTGGAACTGCACGACCGCGACGCTCACGACGATGAGCACTCCGGTCCGGGATCGCCCCCGTACGACTCGGCCGGAGCCATCACGTCAGCAATGCTGGCCAACTGCCACCTGCCCGAGATCCTGCTGGGTCAGGGCCCGTTGCCGATTCGCCACATTATGGGTTATCTGACCACCACGGTCCCCGGCTTCGCGGGCATCCCGCCTGCCAAAGCCCGGAGGCTGGTCGTGGCCGCGCtagagggaaagggaaacgGTGGCGTGGGCAGCGGCCCGGATGGTGACGTAGAGTTTATCAAGGTGGGCTGGGGACGGTGGCATGCGAAGCGGAGGGGCCAGGGCAGCAGAGCTACAGCTGCTGCCTACGACCCTCCCTCGCGCCGCACGTCGCCCGGCGGGAGCTCCTACCCGACAAGCATCCCTATCAACAAGGGCGGCCCCGGGTGGCACCACTTGGACCGGTCTCGACTCGCAGCCATGCTCGGGACGAGCGCCGGCGGCGCCTCATCAGCAGCCTTCTCTCATGACGACCGTCTCAACGAAGACCGGTTCATGAACATGATGGACCACGAGGCCGACAAAATGTCGCTCGACGGATCCGGATCCGCATCGTGCTCCGAGGCGCCTGATGAGGACTTTCCCATGGACCGCGACGACCCCGAGGACGCaaccgacgacgaggacTGGGCAGCCGTCGGTGCGGCGGCGCTTCGAGCGTCATCCTATCAGGCCCAGTCCGACAACCAAAGACACCTCTCCCCTTTCAACAACGTATATTCT of Podospora pseudopauciseta strain CBS 411.78 chromosome 7 map unlocalized CBS411.78m_7, whole genome shotgun sequence contains these proteins:
- the TOP3_2 gene encoding DNA topoisomerase (EggNog:ENOG503NU4N; COG:L); this translates as MGFDRMSFEISLGKPFLRKETELMMKAICEGRSTKQEFLQSNIHQYRTVYHQSSAELNTLKAACRQYVFNNGNGQ
- the STB3 gene encoding DNA-binding proteins Bright/BRCAA1/RBP1 and proteins containing BRIGHT domain (COG:S; EggNog:ENOG503P0XS), yielding MACPRFLPLTLLLKIIASSICQIAQPTPLLPDKTRTVFPRSKSNKAAHINLLRSFEAARSNSTPKSVNMATMATAARDIATTSSPSPGRDNLTAVAAARSVPVTTHPNNLPTPPNSISPNLPPVGLRAHLMRAGVEPSVDSDLELHDRDAHDDEHSGPGSPPYDSAGAITSAMLANCHLPEILLGQGPLPIRHIMGYLTTTVPGFAGIPPAKARRLVVAALEGKGNGGVGSGPDGDVEFIKVGWGRWHAKRRGQGSRATAAAYDPPSRRTSPGGSSYPTSIPINKGGPGWHHLDRSRLAAMLGTSAGGASSAAFSHDDRLNEDRFMNMMDHEADKMSLDGSGSASCSEAPDEDFPMDRDDPEDATDDEDWAAVGAAALRASSYQAQSDNQRHLSPFNNVYSSSMRSFSGGMARPPQLNFKIPPSGLAGVMVADAQERDAVEALLQLGSV
- the TOP3_1 gene encoding DNA topoisomerase (EggNog:ENOG503NU4N; COG:L), which produces MEGTRKGLYVQVGVLSRLSSHRDSVVRAHHIYNLKKSRFGVSSNIQSHVANCSSALFFFFFSTHSPSLAKSTAKTTKPTSTKTTKSSPTSSTKISKASTKTSSAKTEQPTIDTKPNNIMTRVLCVAEKPSIAKAVAQHLSGGQYQTANTSDKYTKNYSFTFNFGPGLGDSNVTMTAVRGHLTTAEFPHLQILGEHIGSEIRDAALKGNRNIQVRRARFSNVERGHILSAARRLVALDQRQVDAVAARIELDLRIGFAFTRFLTNNLRGLGGPMGELMISYGSCQFPTLGFVVDRYFRVKNFVPEAFWSIKLVHEREGMKVSFGWARNRLFDRAAVTILYERCLRAREAVVKKVQEKPTKKWKPLPLTTVELQKMATRFLRMTGQQAMTVAEKLYNKGFISYPRTETDRFDKGMNLRGLVEKQFPDGRWGAFARELIEGGRFNQPRQGKNDDKAHPPIHPITYAAPTVLDEQERKVYEFVVRRFLACCSDDAKGMATDVEVGYGEEMFAAHGVIVLERNYLDVYPYENWTGTAMLPKFEVGERFEPTEAMMTEGKTSPPSYLTEADLIALMDANGIGTDATMAEHIEKIQERQYVVTVPRGGGGGAGGAEEDNEPPPAAGRGRGRGRGRGGRAARGGRGGARGGGAEGGGVMVSRSLSRPV